The Polyangiaceae bacterium genome includes a region encoding these proteins:
- a CDS encoding (d)CMP kinase, which translates to MKRARPVVAIDGPAGAGKTTVTRRVAASLGYLLVDTGAIYRSVALAAVRARLGFDDPESVGELARALAAREGIRFESGEDGAQRVLLDGEDVSTAIRTQEIAEGASRVSAIGAVRAALLDMQRRAGAAGGVVLEGRDIGSVVFPDAEAKFFLTASVEVRALRRKTELEARGERAELEVIAREVAARDERDSTRAVAPLAQAPDAMLVDSSSLGVDQVVERIVARVREVERRLASPA; encoded by the coding sequence GTGAAGCGGGCGCGGCCCGTGGTCGCCATCGACGGGCCCGCGGGCGCCGGCAAGACCACGGTGACCCGGCGCGTGGCGGCGAGCCTCGGCTATCTGCTCGTGGACACCGGCGCCATCTACCGCTCGGTGGCGCTGGCGGCGGTCCGGGCGCGCCTCGGCTTCGACGACCCAGAATCCGTGGGCGAGCTGGCGCGGGCGCTGGCCGCGCGCGAGGGCATTCGCTTCGAGTCCGGGGAGGACGGCGCCCAGCGCGTGCTGCTCGACGGCGAGGACGTCTCGACCGCGATCCGTACCCAGGAAATCGCCGAAGGGGCCAGTCGAGTCTCGGCGATCGGGGCGGTGCGAGCCGCTCTGCTCGACATGCAGCGCCGCGCCGGCGCGGCCGGCGGCGTGGTGCTCGAGGGCCGCGACATCGGCAGCGTGGTCTTCCCGGACGCCGAGGCCAAGTTCTTCCTGACGGCGAGCGTCGAGGTGCGGGCGCTGCGGCGCAAGACCGAGCTCGAGGCGCGCGGCGAGCGCGCGGAGCTCGAGGTGATCGCCCGCGAGGTCGCGGCGCGCGACGAGCGCGACAGCACGCGGGCAGTGGCGCCGCTCGCACAGGCTCCCGACGCGATGCTGGTCGACAGCTCCTCGCTCGGCGTGGACCAGGTCGTCGAGCGCATCGTCGCTCGCGTGCGGGAGGTCGAGCGACGCCTCGCCTCTCCGGCCTGA
- the aroA gene encoding 3-phosphoshikimate 1-carboxyvinyltransferase: MARLIVKPLSRPLLGSVPVPADKSISHRALILAALAGGRSELRGFSYGEDNVATQRAFGQMGVSIEDDAHGTLRVHGVGLDGLSAPSADIDCGNSGTTMRLLSGVLAGQHFASRLVGDASLSRRPMGRIVKPLGLRGAVITGAPRSDGSGEITAPLEIGPLPAGRRLEPLEYQLPVASAQVKSALLLSGLWASGPTLVREPLVSRDHTERLLNALGVPVETAGPVVKLHPPADPKSLRPFSVDLPGDLSAAAFLLVAGLLVEGSAVTTRNTGVNPTRSGLLDIVKRLGGQLVVVPRGESLGEPFGEISARGTALRGASVGGELALRAIDEIPICAALAARAAGTTRFFDVAELRVKESDRIAAIVALLRAFGVEAVEHEDGFSVEGRPSGPLVGARVDSRGDHRIAMTAAVLGLIADGPTVVEDVACIATSFPRFAGTLRALGAEIEVES, encoded by the coding sequence GTGGCGCGCCTGATCGTCAAGCCTCTCTCCCGGCCGCTCCTGGGCAGCGTGCCGGTGCCGGCGGACAAGAGCATCAGCCACCGCGCGCTGATCTTGGCGGCGCTGGCCGGTGGTCGCTCGGAGCTGCGGGGCTTCTCGTACGGCGAGGACAACGTCGCGACCCAGCGCGCCTTTGGCCAGATGGGCGTGAGCATCGAGGACGACGCGCACGGCACGCTCCGGGTGCACGGAGTGGGTCTCGACGGCCTCTCGGCGCCGAGCGCGGACATCGACTGCGGCAACTCCGGCACGACGATGCGCCTGCTCTCCGGCGTGCTCGCCGGGCAGCACTTCGCGTCGCGGCTGGTCGGCGACGCTTCGCTCTCGCGCCGGCCGATGGGACGCATCGTGAAGCCGCTCGGCCTGCGTGGCGCCGTCATCACCGGCGCGCCGCGCTCGGACGGCAGTGGCGAGATCACGGCGCCCCTGGAGATCGGCCCGCTGCCGGCGGGGCGCCGACTGGAACCGCTCGAGTACCAGCTCCCGGTGGCGAGCGCGCAGGTCAAGAGCGCGCTCCTGCTCTCCGGCCTCTGGGCCTCGGGCCCCACGCTGGTCCGCGAGCCGCTGGTGTCCCGAGACCACACCGAGCGCTTGCTCAACGCGCTGGGTGTGCCGGTCGAGACCGCAGGGCCAGTGGTGAAGCTGCACCCGCCGGCGGATCCGAAATCGCTCCGGCCGTTCAGCGTCGACTTGCCCGGCGATCTGTCGGCGGCGGCGTTCCTGCTGGTCGCGGGCCTGTTGGTCGAGGGCAGCGCCGTCACCACGCGCAACACCGGGGTGAACCCCACGCGCTCGGGCCTGCTCGACATCGTCAAGCGCTTGGGCGGACAGCTCGTGGTCGTCCCGCGTGGCGAGTCGCTGGGAGAGCCCTTCGGAGAGATCTCGGCGCGGGGCACCGCGCTGCGCGGCGCCAGCGTCGGCGGGGAGCTCGCGCTGCGCGCCATCGACGAGATCCCGATCTGCGCCGCGCTCGCCGCGCGTGCAGCCGGAACGACGCGCTTCTTCGACGTCGCCGAGCTCCGAGTCAAGGAGAGCGACCGCATCGCCGCCATCGTCGCGCTGCTCCGCGCCTTCGGCGTCGAGGCCGTGGAGCACGAGGACGGCTTCTCGGTGGAGGGAAGGCCGAGCGGACCACTGGTCGGAGCGCGGGTGGACAGCCGCGGCGATCACCGCATCGCGATGACGGCGGCGGTGCTGGGGCTGATCGCCGACGGCCCCACGGTGGTGGAGGACGTCGCGTGCATCGCCACCAGCTTCCCGCGCTTCGCCGGCACGCTGCGCGCCCTGGGGGCCGAGATCGAGGTGGAGTCGTGA
- a CDS encoding ACT domain-containing protein — protein MADKRHEVDDVRREIAELDRALLARLEERARLSRKIHKLAEGENLPADVSEREWLASLEKESSGDLPADDLRAVFGQIRAAARALEQPARVAYQGPEGGFCHATARSFFGAGSIYAECGTVAEALEEVARGRAVYAVFPYESSTEGLLVSSIATLEQTDLVLVAERTAAAAYDLMSHTANIADIDKVYATAAAHAACERFLERELPKATVIDVRSPVVAVELAAGDHGSAALGPAPCGRDAELTTVRANVGDTADMSFRYGIAGARPAIRSGKDTTCLLFSVDDTPGALFDVLRHFAERGVNLKKLQSRPVSGKGWDYVFYVEVSGHHTDRPLVTALEAVKRGTKYLKVLGSFPTER, from the coding sequence ATGGCTGACAAGCGGCACGAAGTCGACGACGTGAGGCGGGAGATCGCGGAGCTCGATCGCGCGCTCCTCGCCCGGCTCGAGGAACGCGCGCGCCTGAGCCGCAAGATCCACAAGCTCGCCGAAGGCGAGAACCTGCCGGCGGACGTGAGCGAGCGCGAGTGGCTCGCGTCGCTCGAGAAGGAGTCGAGCGGTGATCTGCCCGCCGACGATCTCCGGGCCGTATTCGGGCAGATCCGCGCGGCGGCGCGCGCGCTCGAGCAGCCGGCGCGGGTGGCCTATCAGGGGCCCGAGGGAGGCTTCTGCCACGCCACGGCCAGGAGCTTCTTCGGCGCGGGGAGCATCTACGCGGAGTGCGGCACCGTGGCGGAAGCGCTCGAAGAGGTCGCGCGCGGTCGCGCCGTCTACGCCGTGTTCCCCTACGAGTCCTCGACGGAGGGCCTGTTGGTCTCCAGCATCGCGACGCTGGAGCAGACGGACTTGGTCTTGGTCGCGGAGCGCACCGCGGCCGCGGCCTACGATCTGATGAGCCACACCGCGAACATCGCCGACATCGACAAGGTGTACGCGACCGCGGCGGCGCACGCCGCCTGCGAGCGGTTCCTGGAGCGCGAGCTGCCGAAGGCCACCGTCATCGACGTCCGCTCCCCGGTCGTCGCAGTAGAGCTCGCCGCCGGCGACCACGGCAGTGCGGCGCTAGGCCCGGCCCCCTGCGGCCGGGACGCCGAGCTCACGACCGTGCGGGCGAACGTGGGCGACACCGCCGACATGTCGTTCCGCTACGGGATAGCCGGCGCTCGGCCCGCCATCCGCTCCGGCAAGGACACGACCTGCCTGCTCTTCAGCGTGGACGACACGCCGGGAGCGTTGTTCGACGTGCTCCGGCACTTCGCCGAGCGCGGGGTCAACCTCAAGAAGCTCCAGTCCCGCCCCGTCAGCGGCAAGGGCTGGGACTACGTCTTCTACGTGGAGGTCAGCGGCCACCACACCGACCGCCCGCTGGTCACCGCCCTCGAGGCGGTCAAGCGCGGGACCAAGTACCTCAAGGTGCTGGGCTCGTTCCCGACCGAACGCTGA
- a CDS encoding zinc ribbon domain-containing protein, whose amino-acid sequence MTYEYVCSACSFEWEAEQSISEPPLRICPSCKSERAKRQVSGGQGFILRGGGWYADGYGSAKPASAETKPTTPKSEAPAAKSESTAPAAPKADKPSAGS is encoded by the coding sequence ATGACGTACGAGTACGTGTGCTCCGCGTGCTCCTTCGAATGGGAGGCGGAGCAATCGATCAGTGAGCCCCCGCTCAGGATCTGCCCGAGCTGCAAGTCCGAGCGCGCCAAGCGCCAGGTCTCCGGCGGGCAGGGGTTCATTCTGCGCGGCGGCGGTTGGTACGCGGACGGCTACGGATCCGCGAAGCCGGCGAGCGCGGAGACCAAGCCGACGACGCCGAAGAGCGAAGCGCCGGCAGCGAAGTCGGAATCGACCGCGCCTGCTGCTCCCAAGGCGGACAAGCCCAGCGCGGGCTCCTGA
- the smc gene encoding chromosome segregation protein SMC has protein sequence MHIKRLEIAGFKSFVDRTVIHFDHDVIGVVGPNGCGKSNIVDAIRWCMGEQSAKHLRGRAMEDVIFNGSESRGPHGLSEVTLTFDNTDPTYAESLPPEYQAYPEIAITRRLYRDGTSEYLINKTQVRLRDITELFLGTGVGTKAYSIVEQGRIGQIVSSRPEDRRLYIEEAAGITKYKQRRKQAERKMELTRQNLLRITDIVTEIDRTRASLKRQVAKAERYIQYRAELEDLVLHDASHKLLEYIVTEQVEKTSHGEAQSGLERARENLSAAESELDLARQESLSIEQRADKASTSAFEADNEVTALGAEIERAKDRMSHLVERQNSAENEQDQIASRLAELNAERETLADRLADLARDETERAADAQKEDDALGELRGEESRANEVLQGVRDELGRTSSQAAAEEARLDAHAHHIAELEARRDRLGVERDGIADELAELSAKKHALERSVAELAEGKRLTVAEREGLEAELVELRARQLESERKVDVAKNELGLKKNRLKALDELHRRLEGVGAGARALVNGSHAGVLGLVADRIEAPEELTAAFAGLLGERLQYVVVEDLPRGLDLLGELARAARGRANIVAARPPYVAGSAKSGALSEPGVIGYLADRLVYAPADEALVRALVGDTLLVETPAQALSLAERFVGTTAVSLDGTVARPDGVVSGGSGDDAAAAMVEQKRELRVLAEDVERLSEHYSRVHEEHTALRARLSEVGTSLDRARQEAHAGELAHVTAEKDLARTSDEITRATARQATIGAESAELETKLADARRAQGECQTQLEAARASLEHLRHELGKAEAQAASWNERVTAQAALVTERKVRLAQVREQVEAAKSSQERVLAAIADLETRAQRLGDELVEVARSLGETAAQIVIARETRLGATEAARLAHEELSAARALLEQVRFALGTREAELKTLRDEAQLLDESLRRAEMALQRIELERQHLLANVRDRFRGLDLLRVVGDYHARPIPDDEQRRRIEELTQLIDRMGPVNLDAGREWEDAEKRFHDLSTQKIDIEKALDDLDRAIKHMNRESRRRFKETFEAVNELFKKTFVRMFRGGRAELALTNPDDMLETGVEIIAQPPGKKLGNIELMSGGEKALTAVSLIFSIFQYRPSPFCVLDEVDAPLDEANVARYNEAIRSMTANSQFILITHVRKTMQSVDVLYGVTMGEPGVSRIVSVKVNDQAQARSEHRGALSSMPPAAADESVQVA, from the coding sequence ATGCACATCAAGAGGCTGGAGATCGCGGGCTTCAAGTCCTTCGTGGACCGCACCGTGATCCACTTCGACCACGACGTCATCGGCGTCGTCGGCCCCAACGGCTGCGGCAAGTCCAACATCGTCGACGCCATCCGCTGGTGCATGGGCGAGCAGAGCGCCAAGCACCTGCGCGGCCGGGCCATGGAAGACGTGATCTTCAACGGCTCCGAGTCCCGCGGCCCCCACGGGTTGTCCGAGGTCACCCTCACCTTCGACAACACCGACCCGACCTACGCAGAGAGCCTGCCCCCGGAGTACCAGGCCTATCCCGAGATCGCCATCACGCGCCGACTGTACCGTGACGGTACGAGCGAGTACCTGATCAACAAGACGCAGGTTCGCCTGCGCGACATCACCGAGCTGTTCCTGGGCACCGGTGTCGGCACCAAGGCTTACTCGATCGTCGAGCAGGGGCGCATCGGGCAGATCGTCAGCTCGCGTCCGGAGGACCGCCGGCTCTACATCGAAGAGGCCGCTGGCATCACCAAGTACAAGCAGCGGCGCAAGCAAGCCGAGCGCAAGATGGAGCTGACGCGCCAGAACTTGTTGCGCATCACCGACATCGTCACCGAGATCGATCGCACGCGCGCCTCGCTCAAGCGGCAGGTCGCCAAGGCCGAGCGCTACATCCAGTACCGCGCCGAGCTCGAAGACCTGGTCCTGCACGACGCTTCGCACAAGCTGCTCGAGTACATCGTCACCGAGCAGGTCGAGAAGACCAGTCACGGAGAGGCTCAGAGCGGGCTCGAGCGCGCGCGGGAGAACCTCTCCGCAGCGGAGAGCGAGCTCGATCTCGCGCGGCAGGAGTCGCTGAGCATCGAGCAACGCGCCGACAAGGCCAGCACCTCCGCCTTCGAGGCCGACAACGAGGTCACCGCCCTCGGCGCCGAGATCGAGCGCGCCAAGGACCGGATGAGCCACCTCGTCGAGCGGCAGAACTCCGCAGAAAACGAGCAGGATCAGATCGCCAGCCGCCTGGCCGAGCTGAACGCCGAGCGCGAGACCTTGGCCGACCGCCTGGCGGACCTCGCCCGCGACGAGACCGAACGCGCCGCGGACGCGCAGAAGGAAGACGACGCCCTCGGCGAGCTCCGCGGCGAGGAGTCCCGCGCCAACGAGGTCTTGCAGGGCGTGCGCGACGAGCTCGGACGGACCAGCTCGCAGGCCGCCGCCGAAGAGGCGCGACTGGACGCGCACGCGCACCACATCGCCGAGCTCGAAGCGCGCCGCGACCGGCTGGGCGTCGAGCGCGACGGCATCGCCGACGAGCTCGCCGAGCTCAGCGCCAAGAAGCACGCGCTCGAGCGCAGCGTCGCCGAGCTCGCGGAGGGCAAGCGCCTGACCGTCGCCGAGCGCGAAGGCCTGGAGGCCGAGCTCGTCGAGCTCAGGGCCCGTCAGCTCGAGAGCGAGCGCAAGGTCGACGTCGCGAAGAACGAGCTCGGACTGAAGAAGAACCGGCTCAAGGCCCTGGACGAGCTGCACCGCCGTCTGGAGGGCGTGGGCGCGGGCGCGCGCGCGCTGGTGAACGGCTCGCACGCGGGCGTGCTCGGCCTGGTCGCCGACCGGATCGAGGCGCCGGAGGAGCTCACGGCGGCGTTCGCCGGCTTGCTCGGCGAGCGCCTGCAATACGTGGTGGTCGAAGATCTCCCGCGCGGGCTGGACCTGCTCGGCGAGCTCGCGCGCGCGGCGCGCGGCCGCGCCAACATCGTGGCGGCACGCCCGCCCTACGTGGCGGGCTCCGCGAAGAGTGGCGCACTGTCCGAGCCGGGGGTGATCGGCTACCTGGCGGACCGGCTGGTGTACGCCCCGGCGGACGAGGCCCTGGTGCGCGCCCTGGTCGGCGACACGCTGCTGGTGGAGACACCCGCGCAAGCGCTCTCCCTGGCCGAGCGCTTCGTCGGCACCACGGCCGTCTCGCTCGACGGCACCGTGGCGCGGCCCGACGGGGTCGTGAGCGGTGGCAGCGGAGACGACGCGGCCGCCGCCATGGTCGAGCAGAAGCGCGAGCTGCGCGTCCTGGCCGAGGACGTCGAGCGGCTGAGCGAGCACTACTCCCGCGTGCACGAGGAGCACACCGCGCTCCGCGCCCGCCTGTCCGAGGTGGGCACCAGCCTCGACCGCGCGCGCCAGGAGGCCCACGCCGGCGAGCTCGCGCACGTGACCGCCGAGAAAGATCTGGCCCGCACCTCGGACGAGATCACGCGGGCCACCGCCCGGCAGGCCACCATCGGCGCCGAGTCCGCGGAGCTCGAGACCAAGCTCGCCGACGCGCGCCGAGCCCAGGGCGAGTGTCAGACTCAGCTCGAGGCCGCCCGCGCCAGCCTCGAGCACCTGCGTCACGAGCTCGGCAAGGCCGAGGCGCAGGCCGCCTCCTGGAACGAGCGCGTCACCGCGCAGGCCGCGCTGGTCACCGAGCGCAAGGTCCGTCTGGCCCAGGTGCGCGAGCAGGTCGAGGCGGCGAAGAGCTCGCAGGAGCGTGTGCTCGCGGCCATCGCCGATCTGGAAACGCGCGCCCAGCGGCTCGGCGACGAGCTGGTCGAGGTCGCGCGGTCGCTCGGCGAGACCGCCGCGCAGATCGTGATCGCGCGGGAGACGCGCCTCGGCGCCACGGAGGCAGCGCGGCTCGCTCACGAGGAGCTCTCCGCGGCGCGCGCTCTCTTGGAGCAGGTGCGCTTCGCGCTCGGCACCCGCGAGGCCGAGCTCAAGACGTTGCGCGACGAAGCGCAGCTGCTCGACGAATCGCTCCGGCGCGCGGAGATGGCCCTCCAGCGCATCGAGCTCGAGCGCCAGCACCTGCTCGCGAACGTCCGCGATCGCTTCCGCGGCCTCGACCTCCTACGGGTGGTCGGCGACTACCACGCTCGCCCGATCCCGGACGACGAGCAGCGCCGCCGCATCGAAGAGCTGACCCAGCTCATCGACCGCATGGGCCCGGTGAACCTGGACGCGGGTCGGGAGTGGGAGGACGCCGAGAAGCGCTTCCACGATCTGTCCACCCAGAAGATCGACATCGAGAAGGCCCTGGACGACCTCGACCGCGCCATCAAGCACATGAACCGCGAGTCGCGGCGGCGCTTCAAGGAGACCTTCGAAGCCGTCAACGAGCTGTTCAAGAAGACCTTCGTCCGCATGTTCCGCGGCGGCCGCGCCGAGCTCGCGCTCACCAACCCCGACGACATGCTGGAGACCGGCGTCGAGATCATCGCCCAGCCGCCCGGCAAGAAGCTCGGCAACATCGAGCTGATGAGCGGCGGCGAGAAGGCGCTCACCGCGGTGTCGCTGATCTTCTCGATCTTCCAGTACCGGCCCTCGCCGTTCTGCGTGCTCGACGAGGTCGACGCCCCGCTCGACGAGGCCAACGTGGCCCGCTACAACGAGGCCATCCGCTCGATGACCGCGAACTCGCAGTTCATCCTGATCACCCACGTGCGCAAGACCATGCAGAGCGTGGACGTGCTCTACGGCGTGACCATGGGCGAGCCCGGCGTCTCGCGCATCGTCAGCGTCAAGGTCAACGATCAGGCCCAGGCGCGCAGCGAGCACCGCGGCGCGCTCTCGAGCATGCCGCCGGCGGCTGCGGACGAGTCGGTTCAGGTCGCGTGA
- a CDS encoding cobalamin B12-binding domain-containing protein, with the protein MRVLLVGADFEENLGVGMIAAAAEAAGHQVAIAPFNAPKAAAGIAARVAREAPDLVGLSIQFQHRSHEFVSLARALRRAGYRGHVTAGGQFPTLAAREVLGSGHGIDSVVLHDGEETIVELLAALEQGTPLDQVRGLAFVDQGGVRLTPGRGLGTSLDSLPFPKRYRRPSRHAGVPFVPIMGSRGCWGSCSYCSITSFYRDAKQAGGGPLLRLRSPDNVAEEMAGLSHAIGEACVFCFHDDNFLLPKPADSLERVQAIVGALRQRGVEKAGFIGKCRPETLSAELARQLAELGVVRLYVGVENVAEAGSDHLNRGVQHRAVSEALDACEATGIFACYNLLVFEPKATLAHLRENVAFMRAHPAQPVNFCRAEPCYGTPLQLGLAASDKLGGSYLGWNYRIEDPRTELCFRIAAAAFRERNFRCDGVANRYMGVGYAAKLVEHFHPDVGGAHRRLRERAESLTRAITLDTARLLEKAVDWAEHADLADFDAIERKTALLALEVAASDRSWQHELDGFYAEVDAVVRRLGEPRAIRPKRPPARSGRNLALGASLALWALGCGGDTDDGPLPQDGGKEDQMVADPPPPDAGYDAGEDQMVADPLPEDAGVDADADDGDSMVADPPPADAGMSLNEPPAGRRELIDQWTDTGVRRAVRSKDLPLYDPPELELAATRVGGAIEVRVLGLPEGASTRFEALGTVAADGALARWTPADEAFDALSVAVRTRGGISVASVRAKAVRTG; encoded by the coding sequence ATGCGCGTGCTCTTGGTCGGGGCGGATTTCGAAGAGAACCTGGGCGTCGGGATGATCGCTGCGGCCGCCGAGGCCGCCGGACATCAGGTCGCCATCGCGCCCTTCAACGCGCCCAAGGCCGCCGCGGGCATCGCCGCGCGGGTCGCGCGGGAGGCGCCGGATCTGGTCGGCCTCAGCATCCAGTTCCAGCACCGCTCCCACGAGTTCGTCTCGCTCGCGCGGGCGCTGCGCCGCGCGGGCTACCGCGGACACGTCACCGCCGGCGGTCAGTTCCCGACCCTCGCCGCCCGCGAAGTGCTCGGCAGCGGCCACGGCATCGACAGCGTCGTGCTCCACGACGGCGAGGAGACGATCGTCGAGCTGCTCGCCGCGCTGGAGCAGGGCACGCCCCTCGACCAAGTGCGCGGGCTCGCGTTCGTGGACCAGGGCGGCGTTCGGCTCACTCCCGGCCGCGGCCTCGGGACGAGCCTCGACAGCCTCCCCTTCCCCAAGCGCTACCGGCGCCCGTCGCGCCACGCCGGTGTGCCGTTCGTGCCCATCATGGGCTCGCGTGGCTGCTGGGGCAGCTGCAGCTACTGCTCCATCACCTCCTTCTACCGCGACGCCAAGCAGGCCGGCGGCGGGCCGCTCCTGCGCCTGCGCAGCCCCGACAACGTCGCCGAGGAGATGGCCGGGCTCAGCCACGCCATCGGCGAGGCGTGCGTGTTCTGCTTCCACGACGACAACTTCCTCCTACCGAAGCCCGCCGACTCGCTCGAGCGCGTGCAGGCCATCGTCGGCGCGCTCCGCCAGCGCGGCGTCGAGAAAGCCGGTTTCATCGGCAAATGCCGGCCGGAGACCCTCAGCGCCGAGCTCGCCCGCCAGCTCGCCGAGCTCGGGGTGGTGCGCCTCTACGTCGGCGTCGAGAACGTGGCGGAGGCGGGCTCGGATCACCTGAACCGCGGGGTGCAGCACCGCGCGGTGTCCGAGGCCCTCGACGCCTGCGAAGCCACAGGAATCTTCGCCTGCTACAACCTCCTGGTCTTCGAGCCGAAGGCGACCCTCGCTCACTTGCGCGAGAACGTCGCGTTCATGCGAGCGCACCCCGCTCAGCCGGTCAACTTCTGCCGCGCCGAGCCCTGCTACGGGACGCCGCTCCAGCTCGGCCTGGCAGCTTCCGACAAGCTCGGCGGCAGCTACTTGGGCTGGAACTACCGCATCGAAGATCCGAGGACGGAGCTCTGCTTCCGCATCGCGGCGGCGGCGTTCCGCGAGCGGAACTTCCGCTGCGACGGCGTGGCCAATCGCTACATGGGCGTGGGCTACGCGGCCAAGCTGGTCGAGCACTTCCACCCCGACGTGGGGGGAGCCCATCGTCGCCTGCGGGAGCGGGCCGAGTCGCTGACGCGCGCCATCACCCTCGACACGGCACGGCTGCTCGAGAAGGCGGTGGACTGGGCGGAGCACGCCGACCTCGCCGACTTCGACGCCATCGAGCGAAAGACCGCGCTGCTCGCGCTGGAGGTCGCCGCGTCAGATCGGAGCTGGCAGCACGAGCTCGATGGCTTCTACGCGGAGGTCGACGCGGTCGTCCGGCGGCTCGGGGAGCCGCGCGCGATCCGGCCGAAGCGACCGCCGGCGCGGAGCGGCAGAAACCTGGCGCTCGGCGCGTCGCTCGCCCTGTGGGCGCTCGGCTGCGGCGGCGACACCGATGACGGCCCACTCCCACAAGACGGCGGCAAGGAAGACCAGATGGTCGCCGATCCCCCGCCCCCGGACGCCGGCTACGACGCCGGCGAAGACCAGATGGTCGCCGATCCGCTCCCCGAGGACGCCGGTGTGGACGCCGACGCCGACGACGGCGACTCCATGGTCGCCGATCCGCCGCCCGCAGACGCCGGCATGTCGCTGAACGAGCCGCCCGCGGGGCGCCGCGAGCTCATCGACCAGTGGACCGACACCGGCGTGCGGCGCGCGGTGCGCAGCAAGGATCTGCCGCTCTACGATCCGCCGGAGCTCGAGCTCGCCGCGACCCGCGTCGGCGGCGCGATCGAGGTCCGGGTCTTGGGCCTGCCCGAGGGCGCGAGCACGCGCTTCGAGGCGCTCGGCACGGTCGCTGCGGACGGCGCGCTCGCCCGCTGGACTCCCGCCGACGAGGCCTTCGACGCGCTCAGCGTCGCGGTGCGAACCCGCGGCGGCATCAGCGTGGCAAGCGTCAGGGCGAAGGCCGTGCGCACGGGCTAG